Within the Candidatus Eremiobacteraceae bacterium genome, the region GCGTTGCTTGAGCGCCTTGCAGGCACTCCGTTTTGACGATGGCGATCTCTCGGCGATTGCGTGCGTGGTCGAGGAACTCTGCTAGAAGCCGCGTCTTGCCGATACCCGCTTCGCCTGAGACCAATACGAATGAGCCGGCGCTCTTGACTAGCGATTTCCGCGCTTGGTTGAGCGTCGCCAACTCGGCACGCCGCCCGACGAAGGTGCGGCACCGTACTGGTCGACCGATCATGGTGCGCTGAACCGTTCGGACGAGGCGGAGTTCCCACCCCCTTAGCGTGCGACGATATTCAACAGCCGATCCGGCACGAAGATGCGCTTCACGATCTCTTTCCCATCGAGCTGGGCACTGACGGTCGACTCGCGGAGCGCAAGCGCCATCGCGGCGTCCTCAGTGCAGCCGGGCTCGACGGAAATCGCCGCCCTGCGCTTGCCGTTGACTTGCACGACGATCGGGATGACGTCGCGTCGCAGGGCCGCCGTGTCAAACGTAGGCCAAGGCTGCAGGTGCACGCTGCCCGCACCGCCCGAACGTTCCCAGAGCTCTTCTGTGATGTGCGGAGCAAAGGGCGCGAGCATGAGAACCAGCGCGCGACAACCCTCGCGAAGCGCGGCGACATCATTCGGCTTGCCGGCGGCCGCCTCGAGATCGTTGAGCAGGGTCATCAACGCCGCTACGCATGTGTTGAGATGCATGCGGTCGCCGAGTTCTTCTGAGATCTGCTTGATCTTCGAATGAATGGAGTAACGAAGATCGCGATCCTCCGCACCGTTGCGGAGAGCATCGCTCGGTTTGCCGGCGCAGCAGCCGGGTTGGGCGAGCACGAGCCGCCATATCCGCACAAGAGTGCGCGTCGCACCCGAGATGCCCGCGGTGGACCACGGGAAGTCGCTCTCGGGCGGCCCGGCGAACATCTCGAAGATCCTCAGCGCATCGGCGCCATATCGTTCGACCGTCTCGTCGATGCCCACGACGTTGCCGCGCGACTTGCTCATCCGCTCGTTGTTCGCGCCGAGCACGAGGCCTTGGTTGAACAGACGCAAGAACGGCTCGTCGCCGGGCACGAGCCCTTCCTCTTGCAGCACTTTATAGAAGAAACGCGCGTACATGAGGTGGAGCACTGCGTGTTCCGCGCCGCCGATGTAGCGGTCCACCGGAGCCCAGTACTTTGCCGCCTCGACCGACCACGGCGCGTTCGCGTCGTGCGGACTCAGGTAGCGCATGTAATACCATGACGAACACATGAACGTGTCCATGGTCTCCGCCTCGCGCAACGCCGGACCGCCGCAGCGCGGGCACTGCACTTCACGCCATCCCTTCGCGTTCTCGAGCGGGCTGCCCGATTCGGGTGCGAACGGCACGTCGTCGGGCAAGAGCACCGGCAGTCGGTCCTCGGGGACCGGCACGAGACCGTCTTTCGCACAATCGACGAATGGAATCGGCGCGCCCCAATAGCGCTGTCGCGAGATGAGCCAATCGCGAAGCTTGTAGAGGACCGCGCTGCTTCCATTGCCGGCGGCAGAGAGCGCTTCGCCAATTCTCTCGCGGGCGCGAGCGCTCGTCAGACCGTCGAAACCGTCGCTGTTCACGAGCACGCCGTCGTCCACAACGGCGCAATCGCCCACACGTGCTTCTGCGCCGGCTTGCGGCACCACCACCGGCTTGATCTCGATTCCGTACTGCCGCGCGAATTCCAAGTCGCGCTCGTCGTGAGCAGGCACGCCCATCACAGCGCCGCTTCCGTACGTCGCGAGCACGTAATTCGTGACCCACACCGGAATCCGCACGTTCGCGAGCGGATGGATGACGTAGCCGCCCGAGAACACACCGCGCTTCTCCAAGAGCTGCGCGCGGTCCAATTCGGATATATCGCGCATCTCGGCAGCGAAGGCTTTGACCGCGCCGTTCTGAGGCGTATTCGCCGACAGCGTCTCGACCGCCGGATGTTCCGGCGCAAGCGCGAGGAACGTCGCGCCGAAAAGCGTGTCGAGGCGCGTGGTGAACACTTCTATTCGCGCGTCCGGAGCGTTTTCGATCTGGAACGAAAACGAAAATCCTTCGCTGCGGCCGATCCAATTGCGTTGAACGGTCTTGATCCGTTCGGGCCATCCGAGCGAATCAAGACCCGTCAAGAGCGCATCGGCGTAAGCGGTGATCTTCAAGAACCACTGGTTGAGGAGACGCCGCTCCACTTTGGTACCGCAGCGCCAGCAGACGCCGTTTTCCACTTGCTCGTTGGCGAGCACGGTCTTATCGCGAGGACACCAATTGACGGGCGCCTCCTTCTTGTACGCGAGGCCGCGCCGGAACATCAATAAGAAGAGCCACTGCGTCCAGCGGTAATATTCGGGAGACGAGGTGTCTATCTCGCGCGTCCAGTCGTACGCGACGCCGAGCCGCTGCAGCTGCCGCCGCATGTTGGCGATGTTCTCGGATGTCCAGATGCGCGGATGGACGCCGCGAGCGATCGCCGCATTTTCGGCGGGCAACCCGAAGGCATCCCATCCCATGGGGTGCATGACGTTGAGGCCGCGCATACGCTCGTAGCGAGCGACGACGTCGCCCAAAGTATAGTTGCGCGCGTGCCCGACGTGAAGATCGCCGCTCGGATAAGGAAGCATCTCGAGCAGATAATATTTCGGCTTGGCGGGATCTTCGACGACCTCGTTCTGGTGACGCTCCGCCCAAAGGCGCTGCCATTTCGTCTCGACGGCCTGCGGATCGTAGCTCGGAATGTCGGCGTGCGGCATACGCGCTATTGTACCATGCGCGGTCGCCTGGAACCTTGACCGTCGTTTGCGCGGCGGTGAAGACGCGCCATGGATCGTTCTGCAATCGTCAAGCTGCTTTTTGGATCGGCGGCGGCCGCCGCGTTGTTCTCCGCCGGCATGTTCGTGCCGCGCCTGCAATCGCAAGCGCCGCAAGTCTCCGCAACCGATCAGGCGACCGTGCCGCCGCAACTCACAGCCGCACCGGCTCTCGACGGCGGAACGCCGTTGCCCGCC harbors:
- the leuS gene encoding leucine--tRNA ligase, with amino-acid sequence MPHADIPSYDPQAVETKWQRLWAERHQNEVVEDPAKPKYYLLEMLPYPSGDLHVGHARNYTLGDVVARYERMRGLNVMHPMGWDAFGLPAENAAIARGVHPRIWTSENIANMRRQLQRLGVAYDWTREIDTSSPEYYRWTQWLFLLMFRRGLAYKKEAPVNWCPRDKTVLANEQVENGVCWRCGTKVERRLLNQWFLKITAYADALLTGLDSLGWPERIKTVQRNWIGRSEGFSFSFQIENAPDARIEVFTTRLDTLFGATFLALAPEHPAVETLSANTPQNGAVKAFAAEMRDISELDRAQLLEKRGVFSGGYVIHPLANVRIPVWVTNYVLATYGSGAVMGVPAHDERDLEFARQYGIEIKPVVVPQAGAEARVGDCAVVDDGVLVNSDGFDGLTSARARERIGEALSAAGNGSSAVLYKLRDWLISRQRYWGAPIPFVDCAKDGLVPVPEDRLPVLLPDDVPFAPESGSPLENAKGWREVQCPRCGGPALREAETMDTFMCSSWYYMRYLSPHDANAPWSVEAAKYWAPVDRYIGGAEHAVLHLMYARFFYKVLQEEGLVPGDEPFLRLFNQGLVLGANNERMSKSRGNVVGIDETVERYGADALRIFEMFAGPPESDFPWSTAGISGATRTLVRIWRLVLAQPGCCAGKPSDALRNGAEDRDLRYSIHSKIKQISEELGDRMHLNTCVAALMTLLNDLEAAAGKPNDVAALREGCRALVLMLAPFAPHITEELWERSGGAGSVHLQPWPTFDTAALRRDVIPIVVQVNGKRRAAISVEPGCTEDAAMALALRESTVSAQLDGKEIVKRIFVPDRLLNIVAR